The stretch of DNA GCCCTCCCACCCCTCTGCAGGCCCGGCCACGGGGCGGGGGGATCCTCGTCCCCAGTAGGCCCGGAGGGGGGCACGGCAAGGATACAGCTTGACCACGTCGGTGTCCATCCGCCTCTTGCCCGGGCTGGGGGACGACATGGTGGCCGCGGCCGCCCCCGGGGCTCCGGGCGGGCTGtcagcgccgccgccgcgggccggggccgcccggcGCCGAGAGGAGCAGGGAAGCGCCGGGCCGCGAGGCGCTGGGACCCGCCGCTGTCGCTGTCGCCGCTCCTGTCGCCGCTGTCGCCGCTGTCGCCGACAGGGCCCCCCCTGCGCCGCTCGcgctccctcagccgctccggccgcctctgccccagcctctcTCTGGACCCCTGACGTCACCCGCGGTGACGTCACCGCCCCGCGGCGCTTCCATTGGCCTCGCCCTCAACGCTCCGCCGGCCCCGGGGCACGCAGGGAGTTGTAGTCCCGAGAGGGGGAGGTGGAGGGGGGGGAGTGATGGATGGGCCGCGGGTTCGAGGCCCCGCTGAGGCCGCTAATTTCAGTTCCTCTTTTTCCAATGTTTCCCGGAATTTCCCCCCGTGCTCCCCGTGTCTCCCCCATTCCCCGTGAATTCTGTCTCCTCTTATTCCCCCATTTCCATTTTGCTGGTTCCTACCATGGCCAGGGAACCACCTCATAAAATATGGGGTGCACCTCTGTCAGGGCCTTGCAATTCCCCATGGCTCTGCCATTTCCACTGTTTTTCCACAATTCCCAGTGGCtcccaatattcccaatattcccagtATTTCCCGTTTCCACGGGGGTCAGGGAACCACCCCACAGAATATGGAGTTTGCCCACGGCGATCCCGTTCAATCCAAGCGGGAATGTGGCGACCGGCCAGAGCCCGCAGCGGGAGTCACCATCGCGGATTTCCGGTGTGACATTGGCAAAGCATTTCCCGGTGCCTCAGTTTACCCACCCGGATGATGACAGCACTAATGGGTGTCTCCCACACCGATGGGATTCCGGTGTGGAACCTCCACACCCCGCATTCCTGATCCCCGGCATCATCCCATAAATCTGCCCCGCTGCTTCCTTCCCCTGtggggaggagacacagccaaaGAATCCCAAAAAGCTCCTCCATTTAATGCCCCAACATGCCCCGAGTCTGGCAAGGGCAGGAGGTGACACCACCTGAGGGGACTCAAATCCACACCCCAAATTCCACGGGGAATTTGGCAGGAGAACGGGGTTATATtgaagcagagcagctgggaaatttgggatagaGGATCCTGGGTTTCCCAGGCCACCATATTCCCTGACTGGTTCCAAGCAACTGGGAGAACTGGAAGGGGGAAACAAGGATTTTACTGTAATTTCTTGGAATGCTTCTGTTCCATATGTGAAACACCAGTTTTGCAACAGGGATTATTCCAGGATATCAGGGACTACAACAACACCCTGTTCCTTTTTGGAATACTTTAAGGCCACTCTTACAGCACCCAAACCTTGGAATGTGGGTgctgagggaattttggggatcctCTGTGCACTCCTCGGTCTGGAAATTGGGATGGAGGGGTTGTGGCTGGCCTCTCCCACCCTGGAATGGGGATATCATCCTCCCTGGATTGGGTGCATCCCAGGATTTGTGGGGTGCTTCCCTGATTGTGGAGAAAAACGGAGATTGGGGGGGAGCCAGGAGAATCCATGGATAGGGAATGTAGGGAATGTAGGGAGCCACAGGGAACTGCTGGAAACCATTGGAAATTGGGAAACCAGAGTTCCAGGGGGATGAAAGGaatggggacaccatggggagCTCTTGGGGATGGGGGATTTGtggaaaagagctggaaaagaggCTCTTCCATGCCCATCCCAAGCACTTCCCAGCCCATCCTCGCCCctctggatttggggtgtccccatcTCCACCCCAagtcccagcccagcagggccgTGGGGTGAAGCAGCCCCTCGTTAGGGCCCCGTAATTAGAACCCCCTTAATAAGGAAGGGAATCCATCCAAATTCAGGCCCTGCTGCTTCCCGTGGGATTCCTGCCCCAGAGGAAATGCTGGATCCCAGGAGAAGCCCCCAGGTTGGTGGGTGCACCCCCAAGTTTTGGGGTTCAGCCCTGACCATGGCAGCCACTGCATTCCCAAAATCTCCAAATCCATCCAAGGGGATGACACAGATGAAACCTCGGAAACCCGGGGGAATGGAGGCAGGAGAtcctttcctcaaaaaaataataataaaaaaaggaatgacataaccctgtgccatccctcccacattcccacacCTGGAGGGAGGAGATCCAACCGTGCCTGTGGAATCTCAGCCTTTCCCAAAGCCCCTTCCTCAATATCCTCAAGGATGGAGATCACACCACGCCCTTCCCAGCAGCCCAAGCCATGGAATCTCACCTTTTCCCAAGTTTTGGCTGCATCCCACCCTCCAACCTGGGGGATTTATCACCCCAAACTGGCCATCAGCAGAGGGACACAAGGGCAGGGATTGAGGCAATGGAAAAATACCCcaacaacaggagacaataaAATGTGGAGCGGGAAACAGGGAGGCAGCCAGATGTGGATCCCATAAGGAGAATAATCCTGAGGGATCCAGGAGCTACACCAGACCcagagctcctcctgctctggaaaaaaaaagcaccacaaCAGCAGgaaggcaaaaggaaaaaaaaacaacaaaaatgaaatgtttattcCCACCTGGCGTCACGAGGCGGCCGGACACCGCGGACACCTCGGGAGGTGACGGTGTCCCCTCgtcacattcccagctctgggaagggCTGTCCAGCCCACCCTGGagcccagggacacagcagcagtTTGTGAAGGCAGGAGCTTCAGgaaggcagagagggaaggggagatgCCAAGGTGGCCCTTGGGAGTTTCCTCGGATTCCCCTTCCCGAGGCGCGGAGCTGGAGCCACCCAGAGGTTTggatctctctctctctctctctcccgaTGGCCCCCGTGCCGGTTTCTGGAATTCAGGAGGAATTCATGCTCTCCCACTGCCGGAAAATGCGGAACACCTTGCAGGATTTCTCCGAGAGGCTCTGGAAGAGATGGGAAGAAAGCAACAGCTGGAGGTCAAAGCACTGGAGCAGGACTTGCCACTGGcaaagggcaggaggagaaactgcagcaaaaactcatccaaaatatcccaatttcctgccaggacagcagtttcttccttgttttcatCATCCCAGTTTGCCAGCTTGGAGGGGAGAACAAGGAGACTACAAgcaagaagaaggaagggactcaaaaaaagcagaaagggaCTCAAAAAAACAAGAAGCGGACTCCAAAAAGCAGGCAGGGATTCCAAAAAGTAGGAAGTGACCCCAAAAAGTAGAAAGGGACCTCAAAAAAGTAGGAAGGGACTCCAGAAAACAGGATGGGACTCCAGAAAGCAGGAAGGGATTCAAAAAAGCAGGAGGGGACtccaaaaaaacaagaaaggacCCCAAAAAGCAGGAGGGGACCCCTAAAAGCAGGATCGGACCCCAAAAAGCTGAAAGGGACCTCAGAAAGCAAGAAGGGACTCAAAAAAGCaggaggggaccccaaaaagcaGGAAGGGATTCCAAAAAGTAGGATGGGACtccaaaaagcaagaaaagatcCCAAAAAAGCAGGCAGGGACTCCAAAAAGTAGAAAGGGACCTCAAAAAGTAGGAAGGGACTCCAGAAAACAGGAAGGGATTCCAAAAAGCaggaggggaccccaaaaagcaagaaaagatcCCAAAAAGCAGAAAGGGACTCCAAAAAGTAGGATGTGACCCCAAAAAAAGCAagaagggaccccaaaaaagcAAGAAGGGATTCCAAAAAGTAGGAAGAGACTCCAGAAAACAGGATAGGACTCCAGAAAGTAAGAAAGGACCCCAAAAAGCaggcagggaccccaaaaagaaagaaagggacCCCAGAAAGCAAGAAAGGTATCCCAAAAAGCAGGCAAGGACTccaaaaagcaagaaaggaCCCCAAAAAGCaggaggggaccccaaaaaaaaccaaaaaaggaccctgaaaagcaggaagggaccccaaaaagcaAGAAGGGATTCTAAAAAGTAGGAAGAGACTCCAGAAAACAGGATGGGACTccaaaaagcaagaaaggaCCCCAAAAAGCAGGAGGGGAGCCcaaaaaagcaagaaagggaccccaaaaagcaGGCAAGGACTCCAAAAAGCaagaaagggaccttaaaaagcagacagggaccccaaaaaccaggagGGGACCcgaaaaaagcaagaaagggaccccaaaaagcaGGAGGGGACTccaaaaagcaagaaaggaCCCCAAAAAGCagacagggaccccaaaaagaaagaaaggaccccaaaaagcaagaaaggactccaaaaagcaagaaaggaccccaaaaagcaagaaagggaccccaaaaagcaGGAGGGGACTccaaaaagcaagaaaggaCCCCAAAAAGCagacagggaccccaaaaagaaagaaaggaccccaaaaagcaagaaaggactccaaaaagcaagaaagggaccttaaaaagcagacagggaccccaaaaaccaggagGGGACCcgaaaaaagcaagaaagggaccccaaaaagaAGGAGGGGACTccaaaaagcaagaaaggaccccaaaaagcaagaaagggaccccaaaaagcaagaaaggaccccaaaaagcaagaaagggaccccaaaaagcaGGAAGGAACTCCAAGCATCCCCTGGTCCAGCTGGGTCTGGTGCCTCTGATTTGTGACCGATGCCACTGGAGCATTTGGAGCtctcctggctcctggcagAATCACGGaattctggaatggtttggattggaaaggaccttaaggATCCCCCAGTTCCAACACCCTgatgtgggcagggacacctcccactggaAGGGGACACAAATCACAGGAAACTGCCAGGACAAATCCCAAAGCAGGAATGTTCTGAGAGAAGCTGGAAAGAGCTGGCAGGAGGAATCCACGTGGATAAGGAGAtccagggaggcagcagctgctccacagccaCACAGGGAGGGAGTTGTGgcctcagctctgctcccctggtgttataaatgtattttatattgttggcttttcacaaatattaaaatcaatGTTATATGTTTAAGGTTAGAAAGTTTGTTAATATAgtttcttctatttctgttgTTGATGAtacttagaaatagtggtatgAGATACATATATTTTGAgttatggcatagtattaaaacaaaaactacttttgtttgttgaacccaaagactgaaaaagatagctaGAGACCCCCTGCATTCATAaattatcttatccagatgaggaCAGCActgaccagaactctgggggaggaatttattgcatttctgttatcagggaatgtGAAACTCGGTggagccaagaagattgatctattgggaagggggcaagctaaaaactaaacaaagaaacatttaaaacttaagaaaaatgtctgaatatgtatgagaatttatggatatgtagtagggttctgtttttaagggaaaatCCTTTGTTAGTGAGGTGAACGCAGAGACACCTGGCTGTatctgtatatttatttttatctcctaattgtctttctattaaacttttaaattctgtattgataaaaaaaaatctgtattatatctataaaataaagtgaacctcgtttttcacactgGCAATCCAAGAGCCTGGAGCCAGGAATTGCagagaggagctctggggacagggaatgaaACCGGATCTCGGGCAGCGCCGAGGCCGTTATTTAtagcagccctggagcagctctggcacagcctggccttggatggAGCTTTTGGGAATGCCTTTTCACCTGCCTGGGATTGTGTTCATCCCAAAAAAAGCCTctccatcccaaatttttgctgCCTGCACGAGCAGTGTTCTGGTTTTTGGGATGCCCCAGGCTCACCGCTGGCTCCGTTTCGGGCTCTGTGTCACATTTTTGGATGCTGAGGAGCCTCTTCAGCACCACTTCCCAGCCTGGCTTGGCTTTCCCAGGTTCCTTCTCCGTCTGGGATGCAGCATCTTCCAGGgattcctctccctccccactgCTGACCCAGGGACACCAATCccggtgctgggagctggggtgaAAGAAGCTCCTCAAGGAAGTGTCCTGGGGAAGCGAGGAGGGGACAGAGAAGGgacacaacaacaaaagaatGGTTTAGAGCCTctaaaaaaccctttttttagCCCAAACCCCAACCCCTGAGCAGGGCTCCACCAAATCCCTGGATCAGGGAAGATCCTGCTTGGATCACTCACCGAGCTGCTGGAAGAGCAGAGCCGCGCTCGCTTGGCCCTGCGGACAGGGCTGGATGGCACCTCCATGTTGTCCCCCTGGCCCATGCTCCGCGTCACCGGGCGGCTCCTCAGGGTCACATCCCTGCTCACATCCAGCTCGCCCCGGTCCATGGAGTTGGGAGAATCCCAACCCCTTGGGCGGGATACAGCCGGGGATGGGCTCTTCTCGTGCTgctgggtggaaaaaaaaacgggaattaaCGGCGTTGTCCGGCTCCAAGAGCCCTTCCCGCCGCAAGGAGAAAGGTTTAGGTGGGATAtcaggaaggaattcctggctgggagggtggggaagggttgggatagaattcccagagaagctgtggctgctcctgggatcCAGTGGATGTGGATGAGGGCAGCACCCAGATATCCCAGGACGTACCTGCTCGGATCCCGGATCCTGGCTCCGCGTCAGCATCCGGCGCGGGGATGTGGGAACGGGCGGGAAGCGCTCGGGAGCGGCCGGGGTGGCGCTGCTGGAGCCGCAGGAATCCGGCTCCGGAGCTGCGGAAGATTCCAGCTGGTGgaagccccacagccccacctTCCTCATGCAGCGGGAGCAGGTGATCACAGAGAGGTTCATGGAGCCCGAGGAAGCACTGCGGGGACAGAGCCATGGAATCCTCAAGGAATCCACACGGAATCCTCATGGAATCCCCGTGGAATCCTCACGGAATCCTCATGGAATCCTCAAGGAATCCTCACAGAATCCTCACAGAATCCTCAAGGAATCCTCATGGAATCCTCAAGGAATCCTCAAGGAATCCTCAAGGAATCCTCAAGGAATCCTCAAGGAATTCTCACGGAATCCTCATGGAATCTTCAAGGAATCCTCATAGAATCCCCGTGGAATCCTCAAGGAATCCTCATGGAATCCTCAAGGAATCCTCATGGAATCCTCATGGAATCCTCAAGGAATCCTCAAGAAATCCTCAGGGAATCCTCATGGAACATGGAATCCTCAAGGAATACTCAAGGAATCCTCAAGGAATCCTCATGGAATCCTCATGGAACCCTCAAGGAATCCTCACAGAATTCTCAAGGAATCCTCATGGAATCCTCGAGGAATcatgggatgggttgggatggATTTTAAAGATCACCTCATTCcaacacctcccaccatcccaggttcCTCCAAACCCCAATGTCCAACCCGGCCTTGGACattgccagggatggggaaagtCAGGAGAGGTGGTCAGGGATAAGGCTGAGCTTGGAAAAgtcagggaaaaaattccattaaaccCCAtctgtgatgatgatgatgatttaaACTGGTTCAGTTGCATTTTGTCTGGCCAGgatgcagaggggaaaaagaggggaaaaaatgtggtgAAATAAGGGAAGAGGGAATGTagtggaaaagtgggaaaacagTTAAATAAGGGAAGCAGGATCTTAgtgaaaaagagggaaaataggaaaatagtGATACAGAGGAAGCAGGAGAGCAgtgaaaaagagggaaaatgggaaaataaaatcaggtaGGCAGGAAGGAGCATGgtgaaaaagagggaaaataggaaaagagtaaaataaGTGAAgtgggaaaagaggggaaaaaccacaaaaatagcaaaaaaaaggGATAATGAACATTCCACAGGAGGAGCATTCCACATCCCTCCAGCCTCCAAGAGTTTTCATGGCAAGCCCAGAGCGTGAGGGACGTTCCAGGCCCTGCCCACCTGCAGGTCCAGCCGCACAGTGCCAGGATACAGGCGGGAACGTGCACCTGCAGGATTTCCGTGGAAAACTTCCCGGGAGGTTTCTCTCCCTCTGTTCCTTTGTGCTCCAGTTCCTCTCCAATGAGCTGGAGGAGCCGGGTGATCCTTTCCTCCGTCAGGGACTGCAGtgaacagagagaaaatgcGTTGGTTTTATTCCCAAATCATGTCccacatggagaaaaaaattcccagttcCACCCTCTGGAATTGCATCGTCCAGCACCTCCAGTTTGAACAGGGAAAAGTCACTCAGAGCAATCCTCTGGCTCCCCATTCCATGAAATCTGCTCCATCTGCTCCCCCCAGCAGTGGAACAGGTCCCGTTCCTGCCGTGGTTTTGGGAGTCTCCGGTGGTTTCCGCGCTCAGCCGGCCCCAAAACCTCCCCGTGGTTGTGCTGAATGGATGAAGATTCCCTGGATCCCACAgggctgcccagagccatcTGTTCCCTGGCAAAGGAGTGTCCAAGGAGCCAGActtggctgcagcagagcagggccaggacagGTTCCTGCAGGGTGGCAATTCCACGTTTCTTCctggcttttcctgcttttccctcctgccTGAGGAGCCTCCTCGGGCTCCTTCAGCTTCCCAGGTCTCTGCCCACACCTCAGGTCCAGGGCATCCCAAATTCCTGTGTGGAATCCCTGGAGTGATCCGTGGGCTGCCTTGGAGAGCTCCCAAAGGGGTCTgtgggatcccaaatcccatctcCGGGCACCACAGAGCAGCCTGGACACCGGGAAAAGTCCCGAGTGGGAAGCAGATACAATTCCCAGCTTGGAATAATTCCCAGTTGTGGAATGAGCCATTCCCAACTCCTCTTGACATGTTTCCATGGTGGAACACTGGAACACgtccaaggagaaaaaaaaacccaagtggGAGCAGattcctcacacac from Poecile atricapillus isolate bPoeAtr1 chromosome Z, bPoeAtr1.hap1, whole genome shotgun sequence encodes:
- the ZC3HC1 gene encoding zinc finger C3HC-type protein 1 isoform X2, which produces MAAPSAGGAAAAAAGGNRGRPPPVTPRQIRDLIDGGIATEGPGPGGKDTSDCSDRANGPSQMEALSLESASREAYFSRVETFTPLRWAGKPASLSPLVCARLGWVSVECDMLRCSSCQAYLCASLQLALDLSTYKERCEELRKALSTAHEKFCFWPDSPCPDRFARLLVDEPRVLLQDFLDRFQSLCQLELQLPSLRPEDLKNMSLTEERITRLLQLIGEELEHKGTEGEKPPGKFSTEILQVHVPACILALCGWTCSASSGSMNLSVITCSRCMRKVGLWGFHQLESSAAPEPDSCGSSSATPAAPERFPPVPTSPRRMLTRSQDPGSEQHEKSPSPAVSRPRGWDSPNSMDRGELDVSRDVTLRSRPVTRSMGQGDNMEVPSSPVRRAKRARLCSSSSSDTSLRSFFHPSSQHRDWCPWVSSGEGEESLEDAASQTEKEPGKAKPGWEVVLKRLLSIQKCDTEPETEPASLSEKSCKVFRIFRQWESMNSS
- the ZC3HC1 gene encoding zinc finger C3HC-type protein 1 isoform X1, which gives rise to MAAPSAGGAAAAAAGGNRGRPPPVTPRQIRDLIDGGIATEGPGPGGKDTSDCSDRANGPSQMEALSLESASREAYFSRVETFTPLRWAGKPASLSPLVCARLGWVSVECDMLRCSSCQAYLCASLQLALDLSTYKERCEELRKALSTAHEKFCFWPDSPCPDRFARLLVDEPRVLLQDFLDRFQSLCQLELQLPSLRPEDLKNMSLTEERITRLLQLIGEELEHKGTEGEKPPGKFSTEILQVHVPACILALCGWTCSASSGSMNLSVITCSRCMRKVGLWGFHQLESSAAPEPDSCGSSSATPAAPERFPPVPTSPRRMLTRSQDPGSEQQHEKSPSPAVSRPRGWDSPNSMDRGELDVSRDVTLRSRPVTRSMGQGDNMEVPSSPVRRAKRARLCSSSSSDTSLRSFFHPSSQHRDWCPWVSSGEGEESLEDAASQTEKEPGKAKPGWEVVLKRLLSIQKCDTEPETEPASLSEKSCKVFRIFRQWESMNSS